A part of Populus alba chromosome 8, ASM523922v2, whole genome shotgun sequence genomic DNA contains:
- the LOC118062457 gene encoding phytochrome B isoform X1: protein MASQSQRQSNQRQHQNQAAQSSGTSNMRQHHHATESVSKAIAQYTVDAQLHAVFEQSGGSGKSFDYSQSVRTTSQSVPEEQITAYLSKIQRGGHIQPFGCMIAVDEGSFRVIAYSENAKEMLGFTPQSVPSLDKQEILSDGTDVRTLFRPSSSAMLEKAFGAREITLLNPIWIHSKNSGKPFYAILHRIDVGIVIDLEPARTEDPALSIAGAVQSQKLAVRSISQLQSLPGGDIKLLCDTVVESVRELTGYDRVMVYKFHEDEHGEVVAENKRADLEPYIGLHYPSTDIPQASRFLFKQNRVRMIVDCHATPVSVIQDEALMQPLCLVGSTLRAPHGCHAQYMANMGSIASMAMAVIINGNEEEAIGGRNSTRLWGLVVCHHTSARCIPFPLRYACEFLMQAFGLQLNMELQLASQLSEKHVLRTQTLLCDMLLRDSPTGIVTQSPSIMDLVKCDGAALYYQGQYYPSGVTPTEAQIKDIVEWLLALHGDSTGLSTDSLADAGYPGAASLGNAVCGMAVAYITKRDFLFWFRSHTAKEVKWGGAKHHPEDKDDGQRMHPRSSFKAFLEVVKSRSLLWENAEMDAIHSLQLILRDSFRDAEATNSKAVVRTQLEDTELQGMDELSSVAREMVRLIETATAPIFAVDVDGCINGWNAKVAELTGLSVEKAMGKSLVHDLVYKEYEETVDMLLHRALRGEEDKNVEIKLRTFGSEHQKKALFVVVNACSSKDYMNNIVGVCFVGQDVTGQKVVMDKYVHIQGDYKAIVHSPNPLIPPIFASDENTCCLEWNTAMEKFTGWSRGEVIGKMLVGEVFGSFCQLKGSDALTKFMIALHNAIGGQDTDKLPFSFFDRNGKYVQALLTANKRVNMEGEIIGAFCFLQIASNELQQALKVQRQQEKKCSARMKELAYICQEIRNPLSGLRFTNSLLENTDLTEDQKQFLETSAACEKQILKITRDVDLESIENGLLELEKAEFLLGSVINAVVSQAMLLLRERNLQLLRDIPEEIKTLVVYGDQARIQQVLADFLLNMVRYAPSSEGWVEIHVCPTLKQISDGHTLVHLEFKIVCPGEGLPPELVQDMFHSSRWVTQEGLGLSMCRKILKLMNGEVQYIRESERCYFLVILEVPMPNSVRGITVKSAAD, encoded by the exons atggcaTCACAGTCACAAAGACAAAGCAACCAGCGGCAACACCAGAATCAAGCGGCGCAGTCTTCTGGTACTAGTAACATGAGGCAACACCATCACGCCACAGAATCAGTAAGCAAAGCAATTGCACAATACACTGTCGATGCACAACTCCATGCAGTTTTTGAACAATCTGGTGGGTCTGGAAAGTCGTTTGATTATTCACAGTCAGTTAGAACTACTAGCCAGTCAGTACCCGAGGAACAAATCACTGCTTATTTATCAAAAATCCAAAGGGGTGGTCATATCCAGCCATTTGGGTGCATGATTGCTGTAGATGAAGGGTCGTTTAGGGTCATTGCATATAGCGAAAATGCCAAAGAAATGCTTGGTTTCACTCCACAGTCAGTCCCTTCTCTAGATAAACAGGAAATTCTCTCTGATGGGACTGATGTAAGGACTCTTTTTAGGCCTTCGAGCTCCGCTATGCTTGAAAAAGCATTTGGTGCAAGGGAAATAACTTTGTTGAATCCAATTTGGATTCATTCCAAGAATTCCGGGAAGCCTTTTTACGCAATTTTGCATAGGATTGATGTTGGTATTGTTATTGATTTAGAGCCTGCTAGGACTGAAGACCCTGCTCTATCCATAGCAGGGGCTGTACAGTCTCAGAAATTAGCAGTTCGTTCGATTTCACAATTACAATCACTTCCTGGTGGGGATATTAAGTTACTGTGTGATACTGTAGTGGAGAGTGTCAGAGAGCTTACCGGGTATGATAGAGTTATGGTTTATAAGTTTCATGAAGATGAGCATGGTGAGGTTGTGGCTGAGAATAAAAGGGCTGATTTGGAACCTTATATTGGTTTGCATTATCCTTCTACGGATATACCACAAGCTTCAAGGTTTTTGTTCAAGCAGAATAGGGTTAGGATGATTGTGGATTGCCATGCTACACCTGTCAGTGTTATCCAGGATGAGGCGCTTATGCAGCCTTTATGCTTGGTTGGTTCAACTCTTCGAGCTCCTCATGGTTGTCATGCTCAGTATATGGCGAATATGGGGTCAATTGCTTCAATGGCCATGGCTGTTATTATTAATGGAAATGAGGAAGAAGCTATTGGTGGGAGGAATTCAACGAGGCTTTGGGGTTTGGTTGTTTGCCATCACACTTCTGCTAGGTGTATTCCATTTCCGCTTCGTTATGCATGTGAGTTTTTAATGCAGGCTTTCGGACTTCAATTGAACATGGAATTGCAGTTAGCGTCACAGTTGTCAGAGAAACATGTCTTGAGGACTCAGACTCTCTTGTGTGATATGCTTCTCCGTGACTCTCCTACTGGCATTGTTACTCAAAGTCCAAGTATCATGGATCTTGTGAAGTGTGACGGGGCAGCTCTTTATTACCAAGGACAGTATTACCCATCGGGCGTGACCCCAACCGAAGCCCAAATAAAAGATATTGTGGAGTGGTTGTTGGCCCTTCACGGAGACTCAACTGGTTTAAGCACAGACAGTTTAGCTGATGCTGGGTATCCTGGGGCAGCCTCACTTGGCAATGCAGTTTGTGGAATGGCAGTTGCTTATATTACTAAGAGagattttcttttctggtttcGGTCTCACACTGCAAAGGAGGTCAAATGGGGTGGTGCAAAGCATCACCCAGAGGACAAGGATGATGGGCAGAGGATGCATCCACGTTCTTCATTCAAGGCATTTTTGGAGGTGGTGAAGAGCCGGAGTTTACTGTGGGAGAATGCAGAAATGGATGCCATTCATTCGTTGCAGCTTATTTTGCGAGACTCATTTAGGGACGCTGAAGCAACCAATTCTAAGGCTGTTGTACGTACCCAGCTCGAGGATACAGAATTGCAAGGGATGGATGAGCTCAGTTCGGTCGCAAGAGAAATGGTAAGACTAATAGAGACTGCAACTGCTCCGATATTCGCTGTAGATGTTGATGGCTGCATAAATGGGTGGAATGCAAAGGTCGCTGAGTTGACTGGGCTCTCAGTTGAAAAAGCCATGGGGAAGTCTTTGGTTCACGATCTTGTTTATAAGGAATATGAAGAAACAGTTGACATGCTCCTTCATCGTGCTTTAAGAG GTGAAGAGGATAAGAACGTGGAGATAAAATTGAGGACATTTGGCTCTGAACACCAAAAGAAGGCCCTTTTTGTGGTGGTAAATGCTTGTTCTAGCAAGGATTACATGAATAATATAGTCGGAGTCTGCTTTGTCGGTCAGGATGTTACAGGTCAAAAGGTGGTAATGGACAAATATGTCCATATACAAGGTGATTATAAGGCTATTGTACACAGCCCCAATCCTTTGATCCCTCCTATATTTGCTTCAGATGAAAACACATGTTGCTTGGAGTGGAACACTGCCATGGAAAAATTCACGGGGTGGTCCCGGGGGGAAGTTATTGGGAAGATGTTGGTTGGGGAGGTTTTTGGCAGTTTCTGTCAGCTCAAGGGTTCAGATGCACTGACAAAATTCATGATTGCTCTGCACAATGCAATTGGAGGGCAAGATACAGACAAGCtaccattttcattttttgaccGGAATGGAAAATATGTGCAAGCTCTCTTGACAGCGAACAAGAGGGTAAATATGGAGGGAGAGATTATTGGAGCCTTCTGCTTCTTGCAGATTGCAAGTAATGAGTTGCAGCAAGCTTTGAAAGTCCAGAGACAGCAGGAAAAGAAATGCTCTGCAAGGATGAAAGAGTTGGCTTACATCTGCCAGGAAATAAGGAATCCTTTAAGCGGTCTACGCTTTACCAACTCGCTTTTGGAGAACACGGACTTGACTGAAGATCAAAAGCAGTTTCTTGAGACTAGTGCTGCTTGTGAAAAGCAGATATTGAAGATCACACGAGATGTTGATCTTGAGAGCATCGAAAATGG TTTACTGGAGCTTGAGAAGGCTGAATTCTTACTTGGGAGTGTCATAAATGCTGTTGTTAGCCAAGCAATGCTATTGCTGAGGGAAAGAAATCTGCAATTGCTTCGTGATATTCCTGAAGAAATAAAAACGCTGGTGGTTTATGGTGATCAGGCAAGAATTCAACAAGTACTGGCTGATTTCTTGTTGAACATGGTGCGTTATGCTCCATCTTCAGAAGGTTGGGTAGAGATTCATGTTTGTCCAACACTGAAGCAAATCTCTGATGGACACACTCTCGTGCATTTGGAGTTCAA GATTGTTTGCCCTGGTGAAGGTCTTCCTCCTGAATTAGTTCAAGACATGTTCCATAGTAGTAGATGGGTTACTCAAGAGGGCCTAGGGCTCAGCATGTGCAGGAAGATTTTAAAGCTAATGAATGGTGAGGTCCAATATATTAGAGAGTCAGAAAGATGCTATTTCTTAGTTATCCTCGAAGTACCCATGCCTAATAGTGTGAGAGGTATAACTGTAAAAAGTGCTGCAGACTAG
- the LOC118062457 gene encoding phytochrome B isoform X2 — protein MASQSQRQSNQRQHQNQAAQSSGTSNMRQHHHATESVSKAIAQYTVDAQLHAVFEQSGGSGKSFDYSQSVRTTSQSVPEEQITAYLSKIQRGGHIQPFGCMIAVDEGSFRVIAYSENAKEMLGFTPQSVPSLDKQEILSDGTDVRTLFRPSSSAMLEKAFGAREITLLNPIWIHSKNSGKPFYAILHRIDVGIVIDLEPARTEDPALSIAGAVQSQKLAVRSISQLQSLPGGDIKLLCDTVVESVRELTGYDRVMVYKFHEDEHGEVVAENKRADLEPYIGLHYPSTDIPQASRFLFKQNRVRMIVDCHATPVSVIQDEALMQPLCLVGSTLRAPHGCHAQYMANMGSIASMAMAVIINGNEEEAIGGRNSTRLWGLVVCHHTSARCIPFPLRYACEFLMQAFGLQLNMELQLASQLSEKHVLRTQTLLCDMLLRDSPTGIVTQSPSIMDLVKCDGAALYYQGQYYPSGVTPTEAQIKDIVEWLLALHGDSTGLSTDSLADAGYPGAASLGNAVCGMAVAYITKRDFLFWFRSHTAKEVKWGGAKHHPEDKDDGQRMHPRSSFKAFLEVVKSRSLLWENAEMDAIHSLQLILRDSFRDAEATNSKAVVRTQLEDTELQGMDELSSVAREMVRLIETATAPIFAVDVDGCINGWNAKVAELTGLSVEKAMGKSLVHDLVYKEYEETVDMLLHRALRGEEDKNVEIKLRTFGSEHQKKALFVVVNACSSKDYMNNIVGVCFVGQDVTGQKVVMDKYVHIQGDYKAIVHSPNPLIPPIFASDENTCCLEWNTAMEKFTGWSRGEVIGKMLVGEVFGSFCQLKGSDALTKFMIALHNAIGGQDTDKLPFSFFDRNGKYVQALLTANKRVNMEGEIIGAFCFLQIASNELQQALKVQRQQEKKCSARMKELAYICQEIRNPLSGLRFTNSLLENTDLTEDQKQFLETSAACEKQILKITRDVDLESIENGHILTRGCLRLLLNKFTGA, from the exons atggcaTCACAGTCACAAAGACAAAGCAACCAGCGGCAACACCAGAATCAAGCGGCGCAGTCTTCTGGTACTAGTAACATGAGGCAACACCATCACGCCACAGAATCAGTAAGCAAAGCAATTGCACAATACACTGTCGATGCACAACTCCATGCAGTTTTTGAACAATCTGGTGGGTCTGGAAAGTCGTTTGATTATTCACAGTCAGTTAGAACTACTAGCCAGTCAGTACCCGAGGAACAAATCACTGCTTATTTATCAAAAATCCAAAGGGGTGGTCATATCCAGCCATTTGGGTGCATGATTGCTGTAGATGAAGGGTCGTTTAGGGTCATTGCATATAGCGAAAATGCCAAAGAAATGCTTGGTTTCACTCCACAGTCAGTCCCTTCTCTAGATAAACAGGAAATTCTCTCTGATGGGACTGATGTAAGGACTCTTTTTAGGCCTTCGAGCTCCGCTATGCTTGAAAAAGCATTTGGTGCAAGGGAAATAACTTTGTTGAATCCAATTTGGATTCATTCCAAGAATTCCGGGAAGCCTTTTTACGCAATTTTGCATAGGATTGATGTTGGTATTGTTATTGATTTAGAGCCTGCTAGGACTGAAGACCCTGCTCTATCCATAGCAGGGGCTGTACAGTCTCAGAAATTAGCAGTTCGTTCGATTTCACAATTACAATCACTTCCTGGTGGGGATATTAAGTTACTGTGTGATACTGTAGTGGAGAGTGTCAGAGAGCTTACCGGGTATGATAGAGTTATGGTTTATAAGTTTCATGAAGATGAGCATGGTGAGGTTGTGGCTGAGAATAAAAGGGCTGATTTGGAACCTTATATTGGTTTGCATTATCCTTCTACGGATATACCACAAGCTTCAAGGTTTTTGTTCAAGCAGAATAGGGTTAGGATGATTGTGGATTGCCATGCTACACCTGTCAGTGTTATCCAGGATGAGGCGCTTATGCAGCCTTTATGCTTGGTTGGTTCAACTCTTCGAGCTCCTCATGGTTGTCATGCTCAGTATATGGCGAATATGGGGTCAATTGCTTCAATGGCCATGGCTGTTATTATTAATGGAAATGAGGAAGAAGCTATTGGTGGGAGGAATTCAACGAGGCTTTGGGGTTTGGTTGTTTGCCATCACACTTCTGCTAGGTGTATTCCATTTCCGCTTCGTTATGCATGTGAGTTTTTAATGCAGGCTTTCGGACTTCAATTGAACATGGAATTGCAGTTAGCGTCACAGTTGTCAGAGAAACATGTCTTGAGGACTCAGACTCTCTTGTGTGATATGCTTCTCCGTGACTCTCCTACTGGCATTGTTACTCAAAGTCCAAGTATCATGGATCTTGTGAAGTGTGACGGGGCAGCTCTTTATTACCAAGGACAGTATTACCCATCGGGCGTGACCCCAACCGAAGCCCAAATAAAAGATATTGTGGAGTGGTTGTTGGCCCTTCACGGAGACTCAACTGGTTTAAGCACAGACAGTTTAGCTGATGCTGGGTATCCTGGGGCAGCCTCACTTGGCAATGCAGTTTGTGGAATGGCAGTTGCTTATATTACTAAGAGagattttcttttctggtttcGGTCTCACACTGCAAAGGAGGTCAAATGGGGTGGTGCAAAGCATCACCCAGAGGACAAGGATGATGGGCAGAGGATGCATCCACGTTCTTCATTCAAGGCATTTTTGGAGGTGGTGAAGAGCCGGAGTTTACTGTGGGAGAATGCAGAAATGGATGCCATTCATTCGTTGCAGCTTATTTTGCGAGACTCATTTAGGGACGCTGAAGCAACCAATTCTAAGGCTGTTGTACGTACCCAGCTCGAGGATACAGAATTGCAAGGGATGGATGAGCTCAGTTCGGTCGCAAGAGAAATGGTAAGACTAATAGAGACTGCAACTGCTCCGATATTCGCTGTAGATGTTGATGGCTGCATAAATGGGTGGAATGCAAAGGTCGCTGAGTTGACTGGGCTCTCAGTTGAAAAAGCCATGGGGAAGTCTTTGGTTCACGATCTTGTTTATAAGGAATATGAAGAAACAGTTGACATGCTCCTTCATCGTGCTTTAAGAG GTGAAGAGGATAAGAACGTGGAGATAAAATTGAGGACATTTGGCTCTGAACACCAAAAGAAGGCCCTTTTTGTGGTGGTAAATGCTTGTTCTAGCAAGGATTACATGAATAATATAGTCGGAGTCTGCTTTGTCGGTCAGGATGTTACAGGTCAAAAGGTGGTAATGGACAAATATGTCCATATACAAGGTGATTATAAGGCTATTGTACACAGCCCCAATCCTTTGATCCCTCCTATATTTGCTTCAGATGAAAACACATGTTGCTTGGAGTGGAACACTGCCATGGAAAAATTCACGGGGTGGTCCCGGGGGGAAGTTATTGGGAAGATGTTGGTTGGGGAGGTTTTTGGCAGTTTCTGTCAGCTCAAGGGTTCAGATGCACTGACAAAATTCATGATTGCTCTGCACAATGCAATTGGAGGGCAAGATACAGACAAGCtaccattttcattttttgaccGGAATGGAAAATATGTGCAAGCTCTCTTGACAGCGAACAAGAGGGTAAATATGGAGGGAGAGATTATTGGAGCCTTCTGCTTCTTGCAGATTGCAAGTAATGAGTTGCAGCAAGCTTTGAAAGTCCAGAGACAGCAGGAAAAGAAATGCTCTGCAAGGATGAAAGAGTTGGCTTACATCTGCCAGGAAATAAGGAATCCTTTAAGCGGTCTACGCTTTACCAACTCGCTTTTGGAGAACACGGACTTGACTGAAGATCAAAAGCAGTTTCTTGAGACTAGTGCTGCTTGTGAAAAGCAGATATTGAAGATCACACGAGATGTTGATCTTGAGAGCATCGAAAATGG ACATATCCTAACGAGAGGGTGTCTCCGTTTGCTTTTGAATAAGTTTACTGGAGCTTGA
- the LOC118062459 gene encoding receptor-like protein kinase ANXUR1 — MKCNSHILFSLIVLSIGLNTIPVVSKDSKSGSGSYVLACGASGSGTDSDGRNWQSDANYIISSGNSTAATAQNQDPSLPSTIPYMTARIFSSKSTYKFSVPKKGRLWVRLHFYPSTYSSLDPNTSYFSVTANTFTLLNNFSASITAQALTQAFIVREFSLIPIDSGTLNLTFTPSSNYDNAYAFVNGIEVIPMPDIYQPAALVGFSDQTLDVGSSTLQTMFRLNVGGRFIPAIKDSGLTRTWYDDTPYLFGAGSGVTSQANISIQYPTDNLPKSIAPLDVYSTARSMGPDSKVNQNYNLTWIFQVDPNFTYAFRFHFCEYQETKVNQRVFDIYVNNQTAQEGADVIGWAGSQGVPIYKDYAVYVGDRSGDDDLWVALHPSVSMKPEYYDAILNGLEIFKLNDSRGNLAGPNPVPSLMMLQAEAKKGFSPSRSSFVPLIGGILGGSAGIAIAALISIFVYRKMSCDYGNQYGSSASWLPLYGHSHTSASRSTISGKSNCSSHLSTLAQGLCRHFSLPDIKHATKNFDESQVIGVGGFGKVYKGIIDQGIAVAIKRSNPSSEQGVHEFQTEIEMLSKLRHKHLVSLIGFCEEDGEMVLVYDYMANGTLREHLYKGNNPALSWKQRLEICIGAARGLHYLHTGARYTIIHRDVKTTNILLDEKWVAKVSDFGLSKTGPNLNQTHVSTVVKGSFGYLDPEYFRRQQLTEKSDVYSFGVVLFEVLCARPALNPSLPKEQVSLADWALHCQKKGTLWDIVDPYIKGDINPECYNKFAETAEKCLADHGHNRPSMGDVLWNLEYSLQLQDNPAGAGLIADSTTNDTDANHREIAGTEETGREGTDEPYTREIFSAVNPKGR, encoded by the coding sequence ATGAAATGCAATAGCCATATCCTGTTTTCTCTGATTGTCTTGTCTATTGGCTTAAACACAATTCCTGTTGTAAGCAAAGACTCTAAATCAGGATCAGGTTCTTATGTCCTCGCTTGTGGTGCTTCTGGTTCTGGCACAGATAGTGATGGCAGGAATTGGCAGTCTGATGCAAATTACATCATTTCTTCAGGTAATTCAACAGCTGCAACAGCTCAAAACCAAGACCCTTCATTGCCATCCACAATTCCTTACATGACTGCAAGGATATTTTCATCTAAATCTACGTACAAGTTTTCTGTTCCTAAAAAGGGTCGCCTCTGGGTCAGACTCCATTTTTATCCATCTACTTATAGCTCTCTTGATCCTAACACTTCTTACTTCTCCGTTACTGCAAATACTTTCACCCTCCTGAACAATTTCAGTGCCTCCATTACGGCGCAGGCTCTCACGCAGGCCTTTATTGTTAGGGAATTctctctgataccaattgattCTGGCACTCTCAATCTCACCTTCACACCCTCCTCAAATTATGATAATGCATATGCTTTTGTTAATGGCATTGAAGTAATTCCAATGCCAGATATTTACCAGCCTGCGGCATTGGTTGGTTTCAGCGACCAAACCCTTGATGTTGGTAGCTCGACTTTGCAAACAATGTTTAGGTTAAATGTTGGTGGGCGCTTCATTCCTGCAATCAAGGACTCAGGCCTTACAAGAACATGGTATGATGATACACCATATTTGTTTGGCGCAGGCAGCGGCGTCACTTCTCAAGCTAACATTAGCATTCAATACCCTACAGATAATCTACCAAAGTCTATTGCACCTTTAGATGTTTATAGTACAGCAAGATCAATGGGGCCAGATTCGAAAGTGAATCAGAACTATAATCTAACATGGATATTCCAGGTTGATCCGAATTTTACATATGCGTTTAGGTTCCATTTCTGCGAGTATCAGGAGACAAAGGTCAACCAGAGAGTGTTTGATATCTATGTTAATAACCAAACAGCACAAGAAGGTGCTGACGTGATAGGTTGGGCAGGATCTCAAGGAGTGCCAATCTATAAGGATTATGCTGTTTATGTTGGTGATCGGAGTGGTGATGATGATTTATGGGTGGCATTGCATCCTAGTGTATCGATGAAGCCAGAATACTATGATGCGATTCTTAATGGACTGGAGATTTTTAAGCTTAATGACTCCAGAGGGAATTTGGCAGGCCCGAATCCAGTGCCATCACTGATGATGCTTCAGGCAGAAGCAAAAAAGGGTTTTTCACCATCAAGATCCAGTTTTGTCCCACTGATTGGTGGCATTCTTGGTGGGAGTGCTGGAATAGCAATAGCAGCTCTTATCTCCATTTTTGTATACAGGAAGATGAGCTGTGATTATGGAAATCAGTATGGAAGCAGTGCTAGTTGGTTGCCCCTCTACGGACATTCACACACATCGGCCAGCAGATCAACAATATCTGGTAAAAGCAATTGCAGTAGCCATCTTTCGACTCTTGCACAAGGCCTATGTCGCCATTTTTCATTGCCAGATATTAAACATGCTACCAAGAACTTCGATGAATCTCAAGTCATAGGAGTCGGAGGATTTGGGAAGGTTTACAAAGGCATTATTGACCAAGGGATAGCAGTTGCAATCAAAAGATCAAATCCTTCTTCAGAACAAGGAGTTCACGAGTTTCAGACCGAGATTGAGATGCTTTCTAAGCTGAGACACAAGCATTTAGTCTCTTTAATTGGGTTCTGTGAAGAAGATGGGGAAATGGTTCTAGTTTACGATTATATGGCAAATGGTACTCTAAGGGAACATCTCTACAAGGGCAACAATCCAGCCTTGTCTTGGAAGCAAAGATTGGAGATATGTATTGGTGCTGCAAGAGGGCTCCACTATCTCCACACTGGTGCAAGGTACACAATCATTCACAGGGATGTAAAGACTACAAACATACTCTTGGATGAGAAGTGGGTGGCAAAAGTTTCCGATTTTGGCCTTTCAAAAACTGGACCTaatcttaaccaaacacatgtCAGTACAGTAGTAAAGGGTAGCTTTGGGTACTTGGATCCTGAGTACTTCCGTCGGCAACAATTGACAGAAAAATCTGATGTCTACTCTTTCGGGGTAGTCCTTTTTGAAGTATTATGTGCCAGGCCGGCCCTTAATCCTAGCTTGCCCAAGGAGCAAGTTAGTCTAGCAGATTGGGCTCTACATTGCCAAAAGAAGGGAACCCTTTGGGATATTGTTGATCCATATATAAAGGGAGACATAAATCCTGAGTGCTATAACAAATTCGCTGAGACAGCAGAAAAATGTTTGGCTGATCATGGACACAATCGCCCTTCCATGGGTGATGTGCTGTGGAATCTTGAATATTCTCTACAATTGCAAGACAATCCTGCAGGTGCTGGATTAATTGCAGACAGCACAACAAATGACACCGATGCAAATCATAGAGAGATTGCTGGAACTGAGGAGACAGGACGTGAGGGAACTGATGAGCCATACACTAGAGAAATTTTTTCAGCAGTAAATCCCAAAGGAAGATga
- the LOC118062461 gene encoding ATP-citrate synthase beta chain protein 1, with translation MATGQLFSRTTQALFYNYKQLPIQRMLDFDFLCGRELPSVAGIINPGAEGFQKLFFGQEEIAIPVHSTVEAACAAHPTADVFINFASFRSAAASSMAALKQPTVRVVAIIAEGVPEADAKQLIAYARANNKVVIGPATVGGIQAGAFKIGDTAGTIDNIIACKLYRPGSVGFVSKSGGMSNELYNTIARVTDGIYEGIAIGGDVFPGSTLSDHVLRFNNIPQVKMIVVLGELGGRDEYSLVEALKQGKVSKPVVAWVSGTCARLFKSEVQFGHAGAKSGGEMESAQAKNQALKDAGAVVPTSYEAFETAIKETFGKLVEEGKISSVKEFTPPQIPEDLNIAIKSGKVRAPTHIISTISDDRGEEPCYAGVPMSSIVEQGYGVGDVISLLWFKRSLPRYCTHFIEICIMLCADHGPCVSGAHNTIVTARAGKDLVSSLVSGLLTIGPRFGGAIDDAARYFKDAYDRGLTPYEFVESMKKKGIRVPGIGHRIKRGDNRDKRVELLQLFARTHFPSVKYMEYAVQVETYTLSKANNLVLNVDGAIGSLFLDLLAGSGMFTKQEIDEIVGIGYLNGLFVLARSIGLIGHTFDQKRLKQPLYRHPWEDVLYSK, from the exons ATGGCGACAGGACAACTCTTCTCTCGAACAACACAAGCTCTGTTTTACAACTATAAGCAGCTGCCTATTCAACGcatgcttgattttgattttctttgtg GGAGGGAATTACCGTCTGTAGCTGGAATCATTAACCCTGGTGCTGAGGGATTTCAGAAACTCTTTTTCGGTCAAGAGGAAATAGCAATCCCTGTGCATTCGAc TGTTGAGGCAGCTTGTGCTGCTCATCCAACCGCTGATGTGTTTATCAACTTCGCATCATTCAGAAG TGCGGCTGCTTCATCCATGGCTGCTCTGAAGCAGCCAACCGTTCGAGTTGTGGCTATTATAGCTGAGGGTGTTCCTGAGGCAGATGCCAAACAATTGATTGCATATGCTCGGGCTAACAATAAG GTTGTCATTGGTCCAGCTACTGTTGGAGGCATTCAAGCTGGAGCATTCAAGATAGGCGATACTGCTGGAACAATCGATAACATAATTGCTTGCAAGCTGTACCGGCCTGGATCTGTTGGATTTGTCTCCAAATCA GGTGGTATGTCTAATGAACTATACAATACCATTGCCCGTGTAACCGATGGAATTTATGAAG GTATTGCAATCGGAGGGGATGTGTTCCCAGGATCTACTCTTTCTGATCATGTCCTGAGGTTTAACAACATCCCACAG GTTAAAATGATAGTTGTACTTGGGGAACTTGGTGGAAGAGACGAGTATTCTCTTGTTGAAGCCCTAAAACAGGGAAAGGTAAGCAAACCAGTGGTTGCTTGGGTCAGTGGAACTTGCGCGCGACTCTTCAAGTCAGAAGTGCAATTTGGTCATGCT GGTGCTAAAAGTGGTGGTGAGATGGAGTCTGCTCAAGCAAAAAATCAAGCACTGAAAGATGCTGGAGCAGTTGTTCCCACTTCATATGAAGCTTTTGAGACTGCAATTAAGGAAACATTTGGGAAACTG GTTGAAGAGGGGAAGATATCATCTGTTAAGGAGTTTACGCCTCCACAAATCCCGGAAGATCTTAACATTGCGATCAAGAGTGGAAAAGTTCGGGCACCAACTCATATTATTTCTACCATCTCTGATGACAGAG GCGAGGAACCATGCTATGCTGGCGTGCCAATGTCTTCCATTGTTGAACAGGGTTATGGTGTGGGTGATGTCATCTCTCTTTTATGGTTCAAGCGCAGCCTTCCACGTTACTGTACCCATTTTATTGAG ATATGCATCATGTTGTGTGCTGACCATGGTCCCTGTGTCTCTGGTGCTCACAACACTATAGTAACTGCGAGGGCAGGAAAGGACCTTGTTTCCAGCCTTGTCTCAG GTTTGCTCACAATTGGTCCCCGATTTGGTGGTGCCATTGATGATGCTGCTCGGTACTTTAAGGATGCATATGACAGG GGTCTAACACCCTATGAGTTTGTTGAAAGCATGAAAAAGAAGGGAATACGAGTTCCTGGTATTGGGCACAG GATCAAGAGAGGGGACAACAGGGATAAAAGAGTGGAGCTTCTACAGCTGTTCGCTCGCACACATTTCCCTTCTGTGAAGTATATGGAGTATGCTGTTCAAGTTGAAACTTACACTCTCTCAAAGGCCAATAACTTGGTCCTTAACGTCGATGGCGCGATTGGGTCCCTTTTCTTGGATCTCCTTGCAGGCAGTGGAATGTTTACTAAACAAGAGATTGATGAAATTGTTGGGATTGGTTATTTGAATGGGCTCTTTGTGTTGGCTCGTTCCATTGGTTTGATTGG GCACACCTTTGATCAGAAGAGATTGAAACAGCCTCTATACCGTCACCCATGGGAGGATGTTCTCTACTCCAAGTGA